The segment GATTTCATGCGACGCCTCCATACCAGCTCGCGCCGCTATCCGCTAGGGGGTCGACAAATCACCGCTTACAGTTGGGCGACCGCGCTGGTAGCTTCAGAGGCTCCACTCCAGCGGGCTTCAAGGTCCCACGAAATTGTTCCATGAAGAGAGAGGGTCCTGGTCAATACGAACTTGGACCCCGAGGTGAGCCGCACTCGAGCGAGGGTGCGGACCTTCATAGTTAGGTTGGTGGGCTCACTGGAGGCGAGCTCAACCTGCGCGAAGGCGATAGGCTGTTTCTTCTGGGCCGATCGATGTCGCCAGGCCGCGAAGGTGCTGTAATTGAGCCCATACTTGCGGGCGAAGGCGGCTGCGGACAAACTGCTGGAATCGAACTTAGCCAGTAGGCGAGCCCTGCGAGCAGCCTTAACTGCCCGTCGCCGAAGACGGAAGGAACTTTACATGCGACGACTCCTTACCACCTCGCGCCGCTATCCGCCAGTAGGTCGCTAAATCACCGCTTACCCTTAACGTGCAATTTTGTCCGCTCCGATAAGTGACCCCAGCAGGGGCACTTCCTCTGGTCCGACCAAGACCGTTCAGTTGGAATCGGCTACCACCCGAGCAATTCGGGTGCCGGGGTCTGTGTGTTCGCGGCCCGGAATGGCTTCCTTAGTCTTCACAAAATGGATCTCTCCATTTGCCAATCCCACGAAGCACGTAGTTAAAACAATGTTGGTCGGCGCATTCTTGCACAACAAGATTATGCGAAATCCATGATCGCTGTTCGAAGCGAGGATCTGGTTATCCCAGGTGAGGTAGTTCCAATCATGCTCCTTGCCCCCAATCTCGAGATAAGCTGGAACAAACTCTGCTTTCGTCGGCGCGCGACCTCCATTGGTTTTTGCGAGCATAAAAGCGACCTCCAAGCTCAGGCGAGTGATCAACTGCCCACTACCGTAATTCGGGTGCCCTTTGGACATGCTTTTTCTATCCGGCCAAACAGTAAAAGCTACGCATGCCAAACAGATTGCCGCTGCTAGCAGGGATAGGGACTTTAACATACGGTCACCATTGAATATCGCACTCACAACAGATGTAATCTAGTTTCGTAACAACTTGTCGTTGATTCCAATCCTTGGTGCAGCAACCTCCGTGGGGTGAGCGTAACGCAGTGTTAAAAGCGTCTATCACAGGCGTCTCATATTTAGTGTTGAACGCTTGTTTTTGGGCTTCAGTGTCATGGCTGGCACCATCGGCGTTATGCCCCTTGAGTTCATGATAGAGTGTCACAATCAGATTCTGCATGCTTCTGCAACTTCTAGCATCATCCACGGTCGCCTTGGAAATAAACGATGCCGATTGTCGCCGTTGGAGAAGACGGTTTTTATAGTCCAGCGTGTATCCATCGACACCCAATGCAGGCGAAGGCCGCCCGCTTCCAATCGTCAAAAAGTTTGCCTCGTATACTCCATTTCTTGGTTTAGGCAGAGCGAACCCTAACCGAGCCAACATACATTGTGCCTTCGAATAGGAAGTTCCACTCTGGAATGGCCAAAGGTCGCCGGAGTTTGCAATCCACATCAATTGTTCGCTTCGCTTGATAAATACATCATGACGATCAAACTTCTCTGGAAGGAGTAGCCGTGAATCCAGGTCGTATACGGTGATGAGTCCATCGGGGTCGAATTTCAGCAGCGGGTCATTGTAGACAAACCCATAAAGATTGATCCCTCCACTTTCCTGAACTGGATCTCTGGATAGCCAGCCTCCCGTGGAGGCATTGTAAAATCTGTAGCCATAATAGAGCAGATCCGATTCCTCATCCTGGCACTTCGTCGAAAACCGCATCGGGTTGGACTTGGCGATCATACCTGAAGCCCTTGTTACCTCACCAAATGGCCCATACTCGTAGTGAGCCGTCTTCGATGAATCCGAAGTCTTAGCCATCGCCGATACATTCCCGTTGCCGTCGTAAGCGTAAAAATGACTCGTGCTCGTCGCAGCATCCGTAAGCATGAGGAGCCCGCCAATTCCTCCAGCCCCCTCAGGTGAACCGCTTAAATCCAGTCCCCACACATACCCCCGAATCACATTGTTGTTCGCTGCGTTGATTTCCGCCAGGCAACGCCATCCGTCATTCAAGTATTTCGTGTCGCTTTTGATCTGGTAGCTCCCGTTGTTGGTGTAGCTCTTCCGGGCGATCAGGCGACTCTGATAGTCGTACGTGTAGGTGATTTTTCGTTTCGAGGCCGAGGGTGCCGTGGCCTGGCTCTCCAACTGGGTTAGCCGATTTTCCGCATCCCACGTATACACCCACCGCCCGTCATTCGTCAGGTTCCCGTCAGCATCATACGAAAATGCCTCCGGAGTCTTTGGCACGAAGACATAACCGTTTACACTGTTGTTGGTAGGACCGAACGTCGCCAAGCTGGTGATCGAAAGAAAGTCGGCGGCGGAAGCGTTGTTGGCGGTGGCTTCTCCCCAGTAGTATTCACCCTTTCGCGAAGTGGCTTGGGAGTTCACCGTCATCGTTGAAGCCGGAAGCGCGATTCCCGAAACATTCACCTGAGCAGGGACGGTTCGGCTCGTGTATTGATTCAGATTGTTGGCGGAATAGGTGGCGCTCCGTTGGTTCAATCCATTGGTATCGCCACCTACCTTCGTGCTGCTGCGGTTTCCGATGTCGTCGAAAGCATAGTCAAATTGCTGGCCTGTCACGACGGTCCCGTCCGCCCAATACCGCTTGCCGCTCGTGACCTGCCCCAGTTTGTCATACTCGTAGATCCAATAGGACCCATCGACCAGGTCGACGCGCGTGCGCTGATTGGCGTCGTTGTAGAGGTAACCGTGGCTCGCGATCACCGAAGATCCAGCGGTCGAGGAGATCGACAGCAACCGATTGAGATAATCGTAGGACTTGGCGGTGGTCATCCGAGTCGTCGTGTTCTCTCGGAATAAGACCTGACTCACCAGGGGGGAGTTGGCGAGGTAGGAATAACTAGCCGAGTAAATCCCATTGGTCACGCCCTGCAACCGACCACCAGGGTCATAACCGTAGGTGGCAGTGCTCAGGGTTGTTGACGGTGACGTGACCATGGCTTTAACGACACTTCTCCTCATTAAGGTGTCGTATTGGTTGGTGATCGTCAATCCGTTTAAGGTTCCGGCGGTTCCTTTCTCCGAGATGGGCAAGCCCGCCTCGGTGTAAAGGATCGCAGTGGTGTCGCTACCCCGAGCGATGGTGGTCTTGCGACCCATGCGATCCAGCGTGTAGGTCACATCCGGCGTGGAATCGGAATAATCGATCGTGACCACATCACCTAAAGAGTTGGTAGTGTAGGTAGTTGTGATACCTCGCGCCCATTTCCGGGTTTTAAGTTTCCCTCCAGCGGTATAGGTATAACTGGGGCCGATCCCATCCGCATACACCTTGTTGGTGAGGAATCCTCGGTAACCATCGTATTTCCAAGTGGTCGTCGCCGTACCCGTGTTCCCAGCAAAATCCTTCCATGTTTTCATGGTCAGCATCCGGCCCTGCGCGTCATAGGTGTATTCCACCGGGTAGGTCCTGGATCCGTAGGTTTTCTTGAGTTCTCCGGTCAGAAAATACTCATTGGTCATCGAGGTCGAATCAGGGTAGGTCGTTTTGAAAACCCGTCCGCGGTTGTTATACTCGACACTAGTGGTCTGCGCCCCCTGACCATTGCCTGCTACAGGTGTGGTCACTGAGATCACCTGGTCGGCGCTGTTGTAGGCCTGCGTAGTGGTCCCATTCCTGGCATCAGTGGTCTGATGTTGCCTCCCGTGCGTATCATACCCATAGGTCGTCTTGGCGATCTGAACATTGTTCGAAGCATACCGCGTAACGGATGCCAGCCGTCCCGTTGCATAGAGTGTGATGGAATACGTGTTGTCGGGCTCCGTCGCTGTCACGGTCCACGAGGCGTTGATGGGAGTGGTTCTCACAGAGTTTCGAGTCAGGCCGAAACTGGTCTGCCAGGTGCGCAGACCGTCGGTGCTCTGCTCGGAAATCGATACGAGATTCGAGACGGCAGA is part of the Verrucomicrobiales bacterium genome and harbors:
- a CDS encoding RHS repeat-associated core domain-containing protein, with the translated sequence MGPPPGTTPSGGEGGPSPMMAEGQAAPSNFATSGQMNLGVAVELFGGTRAFGQVAGGLTIREAVPTKAVYTPACLQFNYQTNNERVLIRDGSSQVRQLKVAEGLMNVVTLSGSKYAVDFYPIGNVGAISGGLYTYSGSPVQSITVSNPDASGNTSNSVQIVDSVGLTNRYDWLGNGWQLSGGGGVRIERRCETTNTVASTRTIATEFFQNNTNTLLSCKMVTLKPIGSRELKTEEVFGAGSEAMTNYFSYSTNGILEKVVRADGSWTIYQNDTEGRATNVFAVFLNQAPTNSVNLTRAWERDYTTNVIAGSGDWVEQDTIRPRREIERILGQEIGRRYWVYLPGETREIVCVTPGAAWDNSSNLVTITKTVTNQDLFFGWIQSRRHPDGTMQIHQYATNSTGYMTNTLFSGEPGASYTNIVRGTKTISVAGPCSELLSRTVVDIESGITIASEVYSQHDSQFRPRKTTHLDGTFSWTDYGCCGPITITNRNGTVTTFEKDALSRTTSTKINGITMTNLLDSHGRTFAEGRWPTSGSLLILGSRKFNSRGEVISETNALSQVTTMGETISSYQRTATNTYADGSTLTNKYFRDGRLEKVTGTSVHPIRYEYGVESDGGVQRYFEKEIKLTASGSDTSEWSKRYLDMAGRNYKTVMSDGANVQTFWNIKGQQVKTIDADGVIQLMQYNGEGNLEYTAVDQDRDGVIDFAGLDRVQRAQKLVTTAHGYNVVQSKSYLWATNSSAVSNLVSISEQSTDGLRTWQTSFGLTRNSVRTTPINASWTVTATEPDNTYSITLYATGRLASVTRYASNNVQIAKTTYGYDTHGRQHQTTDARNGTTTQAYNSADQVISVTTPVAGNGQGAQTTSVEYNNRGRVFKTTYPDSTSMTNEYFLTGELKKTYGSRTYPVEYTYDAQGRMLTMKTWKDFAGNTGTATTTWKYDGYRGFLTNKVYADGIGPSYTYTAGGKLKTRKWARGITTTYTTNSLGDVVTIDYSDSTPDVTYTLDRMGRKTTIARGSDTTAILYTEAGLPISEKGTAGTLNGLTITNQYDTLMRRSVVKAMVTSPSTTLSTATYGYDPGGRLQGVTNGIYSASYSYLANSPLVSQVLFRENTTTRMTTAKSYDYLNRLLSISSTAGSSVIASHGYLYNDANQRTRVDLVDGSYWIYEYDKLGQVTSGKRYWADGTVVTGQQFDYAFDDIGNRSSTKVGGDTNGLNQRSATYSANNLNQYTSRTVPAQVNVSGIALPASTMTVNSQATSRKGEYYWGEATANNASAADFLSITSLATFGPTNNSVNGYVFVPKTPEAFSYDADGNLTNDGRWVYTWDAENRLTQLESQATAPSASKRKITYTYDYQSRLIARKSYTNNGSYQIKSDTKYLNDGWRCLAEINAANNNVIRGYVWGLDLSGSPEGAGGIGGLLMLTDAATSTSHFYAYDGNGNVSAMAKTSDSSKTAHYEYGPFGEVTRASGMIAKSNPMRFSTKCQDEESDLLYYGYRFYNASTGGWLSRDPVQESGGINLYGFVYNDPLLKFDPDGLITVYDLDSRLLLPEKFDRHDVFIKRSEQLMWIANSGDLWPFQSGTSYSKAQCMLARLGFALPKPRNGVYEANFLTIGSGRPSPALGVDGYTLDYKNRLLQRRQSASFISKATVDDARSCRSMQNLIVTLYHELKGHNADGASHDTEAQKQAFNTKYETPVIDAFNTALRSPHGGCCTKDWNQRQVVTKLDYICCECDIQW